The Montipora capricornis isolate CH-2021 chromosome 3, ASM3666992v2, whole genome shotgun sequence genome window below encodes:
- the LOC138041851 gene encoding small ribosomal subunit protein uS8A: MVRINVLSDALNAICNAERRGKRQVLLRPSSKVIIKFLTVMMKHGYIGEFEIVDDHRAGKIVVNLTGRLNKCGVISPRYDLKVHDIEKWASTLLPSRQFGYLVITTSSGIMDHEEARRKHTGGKILGFFY; encoded by the exons ATGGTTCGAATCAATGTGTTGAGCGACGCTTTAAACGCCATATGCAATGCTGAAAGACGAGGGAAGAGACAGGTCCTTCTTCGCCCTTCTTCGAAAGTCATAATTAAGTTTCTGACCGTTATGATGAAACATG GTTATATTGGAGAATTTGAGATTGTGGATGATCACAGAGCaggaaaaattgttgtcaatTTGACAGGACGTCTTAATAAG TGTGGTGTCATCAGTCCTCGTTACGATTTAAAAGTTCATGACATTGAAAAGTGGGCAAGTACTCTTTTGCCATCCAGACAATTTGG GTACCTTGTCATTACAACATCCAGTGGCATTATGGACCATGAAGAGGCAAGAAGAAAGCATACTGGTGGAAAAATTCTTGGGTTTTTCTATTGA